A genome region from Baekduia alba includes the following:
- a CDS encoding class E sortase codes for MDVAQAEYAGGGPGYARVRLLGRARGAATAPPTLLIADGASWRRIAAVPGTPVVAADAPFGVAFEIPLHLAVGDGAWWLEPGAAVGPDPAVRARVDGLAVRVAALGAEVAALRARVGAERGPGPGPAEREREPAAPAADASPVPRTARLRALRPGLPALLVVAGAFAVGDAVATVVWQEPVSALWSAREQRALDQDLRQLDAAYASPRAADAAGASAATVTSPQQRMRALARTLDTRTTAGHPLGKLRIAAIHARYVIVQGTRASSLRKGPGHYAGTALPGEPGTTGLAGHRTTYGAPFRHIDALKRGDAITVTMPYGRFVYRVEGLRIVKPQDVSALQAVGRQRLVLTACHPLYSAAQRIVAVARLERATPRGAAAPGTTA; via the coding sequence TTGGACGTCGCACAGGCGGAGTACGCAGGCGGCGGACCGGGGTATGCCCGCGTCCGCCTGCTCGGCCGTGCCCGCGGCGCGGCGACCGCCCCGCCGACGCTGCTGATCGCCGACGGCGCCAGCTGGCGCCGGATCGCCGCGGTGCCCGGGACGCCCGTCGTGGCCGCCGACGCGCCGTTCGGCGTGGCCTTCGAGATCCCGCTGCACCTGGCCGTCGGCGACGGCGCGTGGTGGCTGGAGCCGGGCGCGGCGGTGGGCCCGGACCCGGCGGTGCGCGCGCGCGTGGACGGCCTGGCCGTGCGCGTCGCGGCGCTGGGCGCCGAGGTGGCCGCGCTGCGAGCGCGCGTGGGCGCCGAGCGCGGGCCCGGGCCCGGGCCCGCCGAGCGTGAGCGCGAGCCCGCGGCGCCCGCCGCCGACGCCTCCCCCGTCCCCCGCACCGCGCGCCTGCGCGCCCTGCGCCCCGGCCTGCCGGCGCTGCTCGTCGTCGCCGGAGCCTTCGCCGTCGGCGACGCCGTCGCGACCGTCGTCTGGCAGGAGCCGGTCTCGGCGCTGTGGTCGGCGCGCGAGCAGCGCGCGCTCGACCAGGACCTCCGACAGCTCGACGCGGCCTATGCCTCGCCCCGGGCCGCCGACGCCGCCGGCGCGAGCGCCGCGACCGTCACGTCCCCGCAGCAGCGGATGCGCGCGCTGGCTCGCACGCTCGACACGCGCACCACCGCCGGCCACCCGCTCGGCAAGCTGCGGATCGCCGCGATCCACGCGCGCTACGTGATCGTGCAGGGCACGCGCGCGTCCAGCCTGCGCAAGGGCCCCGGCCACTACGCCGGCACCGCGCTGCCCGGCGAGCCCGGGACGACCGGCCTCGCCGGCCACCGCACGACCTACGGCGCGCCGTTCCGGCACATCGACGCGCTCAAGCGCGGCGACGCCATCACCGTCACCATGCCCTACGGCCGGTTCGTCTACCGCGTCGAGGGCCTGCGGATCGTCAAGCCCCAGGACGTCTCCGCGCTCCAGGCTGTCGGCCGCCAGCGCCTCGTCCTCACCGCCTGCCACCCGCTCTACAGCGCGGCGCAGCGGATCGTGGCGGTCGCGCGGCTCGAGCGCGCCACGCCCCGCGGCGCGGCCGCGCCTGGCACGACCGCCTAA
- a CDS encoding ATP-binding protein: protein MSSTLAERLAARDEQRFVGRERELAFFDSLFVDDPPAQVVLVHGPGGIGKSTLLREVARRGSKRGWTTRLVEGRDLAPVPGEIESALGDVTDAEQPLILFDTYERMSAAGGWLRARLLPSLPARSVVVLAGRTAPEPGWFEGGWERLSIELRLDPMPADAALSLIQAHGLQDGDLAQQLIAWADGSPLALALAADAAYRDGARWAPERIHEHPNLVQAILHRVARTELDGGNLDVVAVAALARVCDERMLRDVLPDVDPEAAYLWLRERTFAEQVAGGVALHEIVRQAMRADLRARDPERDRELRRRIADHLFVRGLRAGARTVVDLAELVENPAVRWGFGADGSTTHRPDLWRAEDAPVARERLLAKPGGEAWWELMQPILTLAPDRVVTVRDARDALCGMAIAVTPDSAPPVAEQDICLGPWLAHARAAHGGDEVLIWRDSIDFVGHGDISSPVLSILNTAAILRSGLKNPRYSYIPIDPTNPAAVAFARAVDTTHLEHLDVAFEDKVVECHQVDHSDDGILGGMRGAVYGELGLGAPGPVRLGPDAAPLASVIFEDDGVGAVDGSREPVTAEVVREALRSLNQPLELAASPLASGATTEERAAAVRAEVADAVANAFGDSPDEQLLRRIVQRGYLDPSGSHELAADELHVSRATYFRRLRSASQRVAEYLMAKHA from the coding sequence GTGTCCAGCACCCTCGCCGAACGACTTGCCGCCCGTGACGAGCAGCGCTTCGTCGGCCGCGAGCGCGAACTTGCCTTCTTCGACTCGCTGTTCGTCGACGACCCGCCGGCGCAGGTGGTGCTCGTCCACGGCCCGGGCGGCATCGGGAAGTCGACGCTCCTGCGCGAGGTCGCGCGGCGCGGCTCCAAGCGCGGCTGGACCACCCGCCTCGTCGAAGGCCGCGATCTCGCGCCGGTCCCGGGCGAGATCGAGTCGGCGCTCGGGGACGTCACCGACGCCGAGCAGCCGCTGATCCTGTTCGACACCTACGAGCGGATGAGCGCCGCCGGCGGCTGGCTGCGCGCGCGCCTGCTGCCGTCGCTCCCCGCCCGCTCGGTCGTCGTGCTCGCCGGTCGCACCGCGCCCGAGCCCGGCTGGTTCGAGGGCGGCTGGGAGCGGCTGTCGATCGAGCTCAGGCTCGACCCGATGCCCGCCGACGCCGCGCTCAGCCTCATCCAGGCCCACGGCCTCCAGGACGGCGACCTCGCGCAGCAGCTGATCGCATGGGCGGACGGCTCGCCGCTGGCGCTCGCGCTCGCCGCCGACGCCGCCTACCGCGACGGCGCCCGCTGGGCGCCGGAGCGCATCCACGAGCACCCGAACCTCGTCCAGGCGATCCTGCACCGCGTCGCGCGGACCGAGCTGGACGGCGGCAACCTCGACGTCGTGGCCGTCGCCGCCCTCGCGCGCGTGTGTGACGAGCGGATGCTGCGCGACGTGCTCCCGGACGTCGACCCGGAGGCCGCCTACCTGTGGCTGCGCGAGCGGACGTTCGCCGAGCAGGTCGCCGGCGGCGTCGCGCTGCACGAGATCGTCCGCCAGGCGATGCGCGCCGATCTCCGCGCCCGCGACCCCGAGCGCGACCGCGAGCTGCGCCGCCGCATCGCCGACCACCTCTTCGTGCGCGGCCTGCGCGCGGGCGCGCGCACCGTCGTCGACCTCGCCGAGCTCGTCGAGAACCCGGCCGTGCGCTGGGGCTTCGGCGCCGACGGCTCGACCACGCACCGCCCGGACCTGTGGCGCGCCGAGGACGCGCCGGTCGCGCGCGAGCGCCTGCTGGCCAAGCCCGGCGGCGAGGCGTGGTGGGAGCTGATGCAGCCGATCCTCACACTGGCGCCCGACCGCGTCGTGACGGTCCGCGACGCGCGCGACGCGCTGTGCGGGATGGCGATCGCGGTCACGCCCGACAGCGCGCCGCCCGTCGCCGAGCAGGACATATGCCTTGGTCCGTGGCTGGCGCACGCGCGCGCCGCGCACGGCGGCGACGAGGTCCTCATCTGGCGCGACTCGATCGACTTCGTCGGCCATGGGGACATCAGCTCGCCCGTGCTGTCGATCCTGAACACGGCCGCGATCCTGCGGTCGGGACTCAAGAACCCGCGCTACTCGTACATCCCCATCGATCCGACCAACCCAGCGGCCGTCGCGTTCGCGCGCGCGGTCGACACCACGCACTTGGAGCACCTCGACGTCGCCTTCGAGGACAAGGTCGTCGAATGCCATCAGGTCGACCACAGCGACGACGGCATCCTGGGCGGCATGCGCGGCGCGGTCTACGGCGAGCTCGGCCTGGGCGCGCCGGGGCCGGTGCGCCTCGGGCCGGACGCGGCGCCGCTGGCGTCGGTGATCTTCGAGGACGACGGCGTCGGCGCGGTCGACGGGTCGCGCGAGCCCGTGACGGCCGAGGTCGTCCGCGAGGCGCTGCGGTCGCTGAACCAGCCGCTGGAGCTGGCGGCGTCGCCGCTGGCCTCCGGCGCGACGACCGAGGAGCGCGCCGCGGCGGTCCGCGCCGAGGTCGCGGACGCGGTCGCCAACGCGTTCGGCGACTCGCCCGACGAGCAGCTCCTGCGCCGCATCGTCCAGCGCGGCTACCTCGACCCGTCCGGCAGCCACGAGCTCGCCGCCGACGAGCTGCACGTCAGCCGCGCGACGTACTTCCGCCGCCTGCGCAGCGCCTCGCAGCGGGTCGCCGAGTACCTGATGGCCAAGCACGCCTGA
- a CDS encoding SDR family NAD(P)-dependent oxidoreductase has translation MGGVSEIFRADLLAGQTAIVTGGGTNLGLRAAGELLACGADVVIAGRREDVLRAACDTLGSDRCSWVSGDIREAADAERIVAVAVERHGGLSLLVNNAGGQYFVPAEAIGAKGWRAVMRLNVEGTMTMSSAASDALRAAGGGGAVVNVTVSPHHGMPAMAHTGAARAAVEALTVELADRWRDDGVSVVAAAIGRFDTESLRKYPEVVWRGAALSVPLQRLGTMQEFAWLVAMLASPLGRALSGTTVTLDGAADNWWGAWPPTAIADDAGTVPTEARKG, from the coding sequence ATGGGTGGGGTATCCGAGATCTTCCGCGCCGACTTGCTGGCCGGCCAGACGGCGATCGTGACGGGGGGCGGGACGAACCTCGGGCTGCGCGCGGCCGGCGAGCTGCTGGCGTGCGGGGCCGACGTCGTGATCGCCGGGCGGCGGGAGGACGTGCTGCGGGCGGCGTGCGACACGCTCGGGTCCGACCGGTGCTCGTGGGTGAGCGGGGACATCCGGGAGGCGGCGGACGCGGAGCGCATCGTCGCCGTCGCGGTGGAGCGCCACGGCGGGTTGTCGTTGTTGGTCAACAACGCGGGCGGGCAGTACTTCGTCCCGGCCGAGGCGATCGGGGCGAAGGGCTGGCGGGCGGTGATGCGGCTGAACGTCGAGGGGACGATGACGATGTCCTCGGCGGCGAGTGACGCGCTGCGCGCGGCGGGCGGCGGTGGTGCCGTGGTCAACGTGACCGTCTCGCCGCACCACGGCATGCCCGCGATGGCGCACACCGGCGCGGCGCGCGCGGCGGTCGAGGCGCTGACCGTCGAGCTGGCGGATCGCTGGAGAGACGACGGGGTGAGCGTCGTCGCCGCGGCGATCGGGCGCTTCGACACCGAGTCGCTGCGCAAGTACCCCGAGGTCGTCTGGCGTGGTGCCGCGCTGAGCGTCCCGCTGCAGCGCCTCGGTACGATGCAGGAGTTCGCCTGGCTGGTCGCGATGCTCGCATCCCCGCTCGGCAGGGCGTTGAGCGGCACGACCGTGACGTTGGACGGCGCCGCCGACAACTGGTGGGGCGCATGGCCCCCGACGGCCATCGCCGACGACGCGGGCACGGTCCCCACCGAGGCCCGCAAGGGCTGA
- a CDS encoding tyrosine-type recombinase/integrase: protein MPDVVLAQLLDTSALELLERRHDATGRAALEVLADTGRRPSEICELAWDCLHHETHTDESGSERRLPVLVHDMPKVGRQGCRLPIDEQTAKVITAQKQRIRARYPDTPAGELRLFPRLTRNPDGRRPMVCTELARLLRNWMGDVEALLDTDGTAFARERVIPYAFRHSYAQRHADAGTPVEVLRELMGHESMVTTQGYFRVREQRARKAVQALAPLQIDRDGQRTMPVVEQLLESERLRAQVGQTTVPLGVCTEPSNVKARGTACPYRFRCLGCEHFRTDPASQPELRDYLHQLLADRERLAAAVPQLAEWARRDAAPSDEEIAAVRALVPPCSRRSRSPAATAPSCAPRSPTASKRSPARRGQRSHRCR from the coding sequence TTGCCTGACGTCGTGCTCGCTCAGCTGCTCGACACGTCGGCGCTTGAGCTCTTGGAGCGGCGCCACGACGCTACCGGCCGCGCCGCACTAGAGGTGCTGGCCGACACCGGGCGCCGGCCGAGCGAGATCTGCGAGCTGGCCTGGGATTGCCTGCACCATGAAACCCACACCGACGAGAGCGGCAGCGAGCGCCGCCTGCCGGTTCTCGTCCACGACATGCCGAAGGTCGGTCGCCAAGGATGCCGGCTGCCGATCGACGAGCAGACCGCCAAGGTCATCACCGCCCAGAAGCAGCGCATCCGCGCGCGCTACCCCGACACCCCGGCCGGCGAGCTGCGGCTCTTCCCGCGCCTCACCCGCAACCCGGACGGGCGACGGCCGATGGTCTGCACCGAGCTCGCCAGGTTGCTGCGCAACTGGATGGGCGACGTTGAGGCGCTGCTGGATACCGACGGCACGGCGTTTGCGCGCGAGCGCGTGATCCCCTACGCGTTCCGCCACAGCTACGCGCAACGCCACGCCGATGCTGGCACACCGGTCGAAGTACTGCGCGAACTGATGGGCCACGAGAGCATGGTCACCACGCAGGGCTACTTCCGCGTCCGCGAGCAGCGCGCCCGCAAGGCCGTCCAAGCCCTGGCGCCGCTACAGATCGACCGCGACGGCCAGCGCACGATGCCCGTCGTCGAGCAGCTGCTCGAGAGCGAGCGGCTGCGCGCGCAGGTCGGACAGACCACCGTCCCGCTCGGCGTCTGCACTGAGCCGTCCAACGTCAAGGCGCGCGGCACCGCGTGCCCCTACCGTTTCCGCTGTCTGGGCTGCGAGCACTTCCGCACCGACCCGGCCAGCCAGCCCGAGCTACGCGATTACCTGCATCAGCTGCTCGCCGATCGCGAGCGGCTTGCTGCTGCGGTCCCGCAGCTGGCCGAATGGGCGCGCCGCGACGCGGCCCCAAGCGACGAGGAGATTGCCGCCGTCCGCGCGCTCGTCCCGCCGTGCTCGAGGCGATCGCGGTCGCCCGCCGCTACCGCGCCCAGCTGCGCACCACGATCCCCGACCGCTTCCAAGCGATCACCCGCGCGCCGCGGCCAACGCTCACACCGCTGCCGATAA
- a CDS encoding DUF6262 family protein, with amino-acid sequence MTAAALHTSRRLDSQLKTQRVHAAVDAFIAAGRPVTIAQVAREASVSRKFIYSHPELRAEIEHRAAQATTRQTNSLTATARVSAASLRADLENHRALAHRQRRQIAALERRLSELLGRQVSDQMPYSDPVAAAEARLRERLQAAEQRAFELQESLATAHEELAAAREINRELSPRTTDPAPERPGRRPCSGGCRRSRRRPEQASMRRTKPSTDLTNSVTAASASPHETPRFFKQLSSSAGDPIERRRWKRSRTRIGRLDATAYRRSFITQPRPTRFPLMRSIERPS; translated from the coding sequence GTGACCGCGGCCGCGCTGCATACCAGCCGACGACTGGACAGCCAGCTCAAGACCCAGCGAGTTCACGCGGCCGTCGACGCGTTCATCGCCGCCGGTCGCCCGGTGACCATCGCGCAGGTCGCACGCGAGGCGAGCGTCTCGCGCAAATTCATATACAGCCACCCCGAACTGCGCGCCGAGATCGAGCATCGCGCCGCACAGGCCACCACCCGCCAGACCAACTCGCTGACCGCGACGGCACGGGTCAGCGCAGCCTCGCTGCGCGCCGATCTGGAGAACCACCGCGCGCTCGCGCACCGCCAGCGCCGACAGATCGCCGCGCTCGAGCGCCGGCTCTCTGAACTGCTCGGCCGACAGGTCTCCGACCAGATGCCCTACTCCGACCCGGTCGCCGCCGCCGAGGCGCGGCTGCGAGAGCGGCTCCAGGCCGCCGAGCAGCGCGCGTTCGAGCTGCAGGAGTCACTGGCCACCGCACACGAGGAACTCGCCGCGGCGCGCGAGATCAACCGAGAACTCTCGCCACGCACAACCGACCCGGCACCTGAGCGACCAGGTCGGCGACCATGCTCAGGCGGCTGCCGGCGGTCGCGCCGACGGCCAGAACAGGCATCGATGCGTCGCACGAAGCCGTCGACCGACTTGACGAACTCGGTAACCGCCGCCAGCGCATCCCCACACGAGACCCCGCGGTTCTTCAAGCAATTGAGCTCATCTGCTGGAGACCCGATCGAGCGTCGCAGATGGAAGCGATCACGAACTCGCATTGGACGCCTGGACGCCACCGCCTATCGTCGGAGTTTCATTACCCAACCACGACCGACCCGATTTCCGCTCATGCGCTCCATCGAGCGCCCGAGCTGA
- a CDS encoding ArdC family protein, which produces MSTTTEAERQERREADRRRAAQAVEALKSSDGWRRWLRARSKFHNYSFTNQLLIAMQRPEATYVTGFRKWLELGYSVRRGEKALYIWMPVPPSRKAIAEWEAAGADKDKKPRTRFRMGPVFDRSQVDPLPEPAQPAVLEPPISPIDGDDLAWTLRPLAGVAAEVGYRVVTEPMRRESAAIATQASA; this is translated from the coding sequence GTGTCGACCACGACCGAGGCCGAGCGCCAGGAGCGACGGGAGGCCGATCGCCGCCGTGCCGCGCAGGCCGTCGAGGCGCTGAAGTCCAGCGATGGCTGGCGGAGGTGGCTGCGTGCCCGTTCCAAGTTCCACAACTACAGCTTCACCAACCAGCTGTTGATCGCGATGCAGCGTCCGGAGGCGACCTACGTCACCGGCTTCCGGAAGTGGCTGGAGCTCGGCTACTCGGTGCGACGCGGCGAGAAGGCGTTGTACATCTGGATGCCGGTGCCGCCGAGCCGCAAGGCGATCGCCGAGTGGGAGGCCGCGGGCGCCGACAAGGACAAGAAGCCGCGGACGCGATTCCGGATGGGTCCGGTCTTCGACCGCTCCCAGGTCGACCCGCTCCCGGAGCCCGCTCAGCCCGCCGTGCTGGAGCCGCCGATCTCGCCGATCGATGGTGACGACCTGGCATGGACGCTGCGCCCGCTGGCCGGCGTCGCCGCCGAGGTCGGCTACCGCGTCGTGACTGAGCCCATGAGGAGAGAGTCGGCGGCTATTGCAACCCAGGCGAGCGCCTGA